From one Planktothrix sp. FACHB-1365 genomic stretch:
- the glyS gene encoding glycine--tRNA ligase subunit beta, whose product MVSFLLEVGTEELPATFVETAIQQWQQKIPASLKEQFLSFESVHVWGTPRRLAVLIEGLPSHQPDREEEIKGPPASTAFKDGKPTPAAEGFIKKQGVTLEDLEIRPTSKGDFIFVLKKIPGRLTAEILAELTSEWITKLEGKRFMRWGDGDLKFPRPIRWLITLLDDQVLPVTLVSGSEVIQSDRISQGHRVLHPEPITISHAKTYAESLKQAFIEVDPQDRIQTIQKEVEIAANSVGGQAEIPEDLLAEVVNLVEWPTAVVGTFDQEFLNLPAEVIKTVMVTHQRYFPVLTTETENSSPLKPYFITISNGDPAKSDLIAAGNERVIRARLADGQFFYKSDLKTPLESYLPALEAVTFQEDLGSVRDKVNRIGKIANWIADQLNVSELDRNLIQRAALLCKADLVTQMVYEFPELQGVMGEKYAREGGEPEAVATAIFEHYLPRSATDNLPQTLVGQVVGLADKLDTLVSIFGLGMLPTGSSDPFALRRAANAVINIIWVADLPLNLYQLLKQISADFVNTFPNAMLGLTHQLDDFFLQRIRTLLQDEKAIDYDLVNAVLGDNDLEYKERALQDLLDVRDRALFLQTIRNDGTLDQIYETVNRSTRLAKQGDLNTLELQPDKKVKPDLFQKSSEQEFYQALVQLVPKTQASQTTRNYRQLVEALAEITPTVSSFFDGPESVLVMDDDPNIQRNRLNLLGLLRNHSRVLADFGAIVKS is encoded by the coding sequence ATGGTTAGTTTTTTACTCGAAGTTGGTACAGAAGAATTACCAGCAACCTTTGTGGAAACCGCCATTCAACAATGGCAACAAAAAATTCCCGCCAGTCTCAAAGAACAGTTTTTAAGCTTTGAGTCCGTTCATGTCTGGGGAACACCACGACGGTTAGCGGTATTAATTGAAGGACTTCCTAGCCACCAACCTGACCGGGAAGAAGAAATTAAAGGCCCCCCAGCATCGACCGCTTTTAAAGACGGAAAACCCACTCCGGCGGCGGAAGGATTTATTAAAAAACAGGGTGTGACCTTAGAAGATTTAGAAATTCGTCCGACTTCTAAAGGGGATTTTATCTTTGTTTTAAAGAAAATTCCGGGTCGATTAACCGCAGAAATTTTAGCCGAATTAACTTCAGAATGGATTACAAAATTAGAAGGAAAACGATTTATGCGTTGGGGAGATGGAGATTTAAAATTTCCCCGTCCGATTCGGTGGTTAATTACGTTATTGGATGATCAAGTTTTACCCGTTACATTAGTTAGCGGTTCAGAAGTTATTCAAAGCGATCGCATTTCCCAAGGACATCGAGTTTTACATCCAGAACCCATCACCATTTCCCATGCTAAAACCTACGCAGAATCTCTGAAACAAGCCTTTATTGAAGTTGACCCCCAAGACCGGATTCAGACGATTCAAAAAGAAGTTGAAATTGCTGCTAATAGTGTAGGAGGACAGGCAGAAATTCCCGAAGATTTATTAGCAGAAGTTGTTAATTTAGTGGAATGGCCTACGGCTGTTGTCGGAACCTTTGATCAGGAATTTTTGAATTTACCTGCTGAAGTGATTAAAACCGTCATGGTAACGCATCAACGGTATTTTCCCGTATTAACAACAGAAACCGAAAATTCATCGCCGTTAAAACCCTATTTTATCACAATTTCTAATGGAGATCCAGCTAAATCCGATTTAATTGCCGCCGGAAATGAACGAGTTATTCGGGCGAGGTTAGCGGATGGTCAATTTTTCTATAAATCGGATTTAAAAACGCCTTTAGAAAGCTATTTACCTGCATTAGAAGCGGTTACATTTCAAGAAGATTTAGGTTCAGTTCGAGATAAAGTTAATCGTATTGGTAAAATTGCGAATTGGATTGCAGATCAACTGAATGTCAGTGAATTGGATCGCAATTTAATTCAACGGGCTGCATTATTATGTAAAGCGGATTTAGTCACCCAAATGGTGTATGAGTTCCCCGAATTGCAAGGGGTAATGGGTGAAAAATATGCCCGTGAAGGGGGAGAACCGGAAGCCGTAGCCACCGCAATTTTTGAACATTATTTACCTCGCAGTGCGACTGATAATTTACCCCAAACTTTAGTAGGTCAAGTTGTAGGTTTAGCGGACAAACTTGATACCTTAGTCAGTATTTTCGGTTTGGGGATGTTACCCACAGGTTCCTCTGATCCTTTCGCCTTACGTCGGGCGGCAAATGCAGTGATTAATATTATTTGGGTGGCAGATTTACCGTTGAATTTATATCAACTATTGAAACAAATTTCAGCCGATTTTGTCAATACATTTCCCAATGCCATGCTAGGATTAACTCATCAATTAGATGATTTTTTCCTGCAACGAATTAGAACCTTATTACAGGATGAAAAAGCCATTGATTATGATTTAGTGAATGCGGTTTTAGGAGACAATGATCTCGAATATAAAGAACGGGCGTTACAGGATTTATTGGATGTCCGAGATCGAGCGTTATTCCTACAAACTATCCGCAATGATGGCACATTAGATCAAATTTATGAAACCGTTAATCGTTCTACTCGGTTAGCCAAACAAGGAGATTTAAACACCCTAGAATTGCAACCGGACAAAAAGGTTAAACCGGATCTTTTCCAAAAATCTTCTGAACAGGAATTTTATCAAGCATTGGTGCAGTTAGTTCCCAAAACTCAAGCGTCTCAAACAACGCGAAATTATCGTCAATTGGTCGAAGCATTAGCAGAAATTACCCCGACGGTTAGCAGCTTTTTTGATGGCCCAGAAAGTGTTTTAGTGATGGATGATGATCCAAATATTCAACGTAATCGTTTGAATTTATTAGGATTATTAAGAAATCATTCCCGTGTTTTAGCTGATTTTGGAGCAATTGTAAAAAGCTAA
- the murD gene encoding UDP-N-acetylmuramoyl-L-alanine--D-glutamate ligase, which produces MLKAHIIGLGKSGNAAARLLKLQGWDVSLSDRNNSSQLEPQKQQLESEGIVVNLGENFQPDESLDLVVVSPGVPWDIPGLKTARNLGIETIGEMELAWRNLRDLPWVCITGTNGKTTTTALTAAIFQAAGLNAPACGNIGYAACELALQEYEGSAQPLDWIIAEVSSYQIESSSTLNPRIAVWTTFTPDHLNRHYTLERYYDIKAKLLYQSQQQVINGDDPYLRETAHQRWLSACWTSVLGQEKLVANSELGFYIENNWVMQNGEPIVQADALKMVGSHNQQNLLMAVATAKLAGIETEAICQAISTFPGVTHRLEQIMNWQGIDWINDSKATNYDAAEVGLAAVDSPVILIAGGEAKKGDDTAWIYRIKEKVASVLLIGDAAEAFSQRLKAENYFNFEIVETMENAIQKASEIAPQLGAKVVLLSPACASFDQYQSFEHRGEHFRQLCLELKG; this is translated from the coding sequence ATGCTCAAAGCTCATATCATCGGTTTAGGAAAATCTGGAAATGCCGCAGCCCGGTTATTAAAATTACAAGGATGGGATGTTAGTTTAAGCGATCGCAACAATTCCTCTCAATTAGAACCCCAAAAACAACAATTAGAAAGCGAAGGAATTGTTGTTAATTTAGGAGAGAATTTTCAACCGGATGAGTCCTTAGATTTAGTGGTGGTTAGTCCTGGGGTTCCTTGGGATATTCCGGGGTTAAAAACCGCCAGAAATTTAGGCATAGAAACCATTGGAGAAATGGAATTAGCTTGGCGAAATTTGCGAGATTTGCCTTGGGTTTGTATTACGGGAACGAATGGAAAAACCACAACAACAGCCCTAACTGCTGCGATATTTCAAGCCGCAGGTTTAAACGCTCCAGCCTGTGGAAATATTGGGTATGCAGCCTGTGAATTAGCCTTACAAGAATACGAAGGAAGCGCTCAACCGTTAGATTGGATTATTGCGGAAGTGAGTAGTTATCAAATCGAATCTTCATCCACTTTAAATCCTAGAATTGCGGTTTGGACGACGTTTACACCGGATCATTTGAATCGTCATTACACCTTAGAACGCTATTATGATATTAAAGCGAAATTATTATATCAATCCCAACAACAAGTAATTAATGGGGATGATCCTTATTTAAGAGAAACGGCTCATCAACGCTGGCTTTCTGCCTGTTGGACGAGTGTTTTAGGACAAGAAAAATTAGTTGCAAATTCTGAACTCGGATTTTATATTGAGAATAATTGGGTGATGCAAAATGGAGAACCCATTGTTCAAGCCGATGCTTTAAAAATGGTGGGAAGTCATAACCAACAAAATCTATTAATGGCTGTAGCTACTGCTAAATTAGCGGGAATTGAAACCGAAGCAATTTGTCAGGCTATTTCTACATTCCCAGGGGTTACCCATCGTTTAGAACAGATTATGAATTGGCAAGGAATTGATTGGATTAATGATAGTAAAGCCACCAATTATGATGCAGCAGAAGTGGGATTAGCGGCGGTTGATTCTCCGGTGATTTTAATTGCTGGGGGAGAGGCAAAAAAAGGGGATGATACAGCTTGGATTTATAGGATTAAAGAAAAAGTAGCTTCAGTGTTATTAATTGGAGATGCAGCCGAGGCATTTTCTCAACGGTTAAAAGCAGAAAATTACTTTAATTTTGAAATTGTTGAAACGATGGAAAATGCAATTCAAAAAGCCTCTGAAATTGCCCCTCAATTAGGAGCAAAAGTTGTGTTATTATCTCCAGCTTGTGCTAGTTTTGATCAATATCAAAGTTTTGAACATCGGGGAGAACATTTCCGCCAGTTGTGTTTAGAATTAAAGGGTTAA
- a CDS encoding APC family permease, with translation MNQFNDIPNSTSNFPDKPNSSPNQISLLTAICIVIANMIGTGVFTSLGFQVIDIQSGFSILFLWLIGGIFALSGALCYGELGAAMPRSGGEYHYLSKIYHPLLGFLSGWVSITVGFAAPIAAAAMAFGKYISSVFPTFNYPTIIALIAVILVSLIHSQTLTIGSLFQQGFTVLKVILILVFILSGFILADPQPIQFLPNINDFAVIFSSSFAISLVYVTYSYSGWNAAVYLTSELKEPEKNLPRSLLIGTLIVTILYLLLNFIFLYTTPINQLAGQLEIGYIAAQQIFGNFGAKLMGLLIGLGLISSISSMVLAGPRVTQVIGEDIPLFKILSRKNQHGIPYYAICFQLAIVMVLIITASFEAVITYLGFTLTLCSVITVLGVFVYRWRCPDAPRPYQTWGYPITPIIFLGISLWMLIFIFQDKPLESLAGLGTIALGLPFYFIGVHKKLV, from the coding sequence ATGAATCAATTTAACGATATTCCTAATTCCACCTCTAATTTCCCAGACAAACCCAATTCATCTCCCAATCAAATCTCATTATTAACGGCTATTTGTATTGTCATTGCGAATATGATTGGGACGGGTGTGTTTACCAGTTTAGGGTTTCAAGTTATTGATATTCAATCGGGTTTTTCGATTTTATTTTTGTGGTTAATTGGCGGTATTTTTGCCCTTTCAGGTGCTCTTTGTTATGGGGAATTAGGAGCAGCAATGCCTCGTTCTGGGGGAGAATATCATTATCTATCTAAAATTTATCATCCTCTATTGGGGTTTCTCTCTGGATGGGTTTCTATCACCGTTGGTTTTGCCGCTCCCATTGCCGCCGCAGCGATGGCATTTGGCAAATATATATCGAGTGTATTTCCTACATTTAATTATCCTACAATAATCGCTTTAATAGCCGTTATATTAGTTTCTTTAATTCATAGCCAAACCTTAACAATTGGTAGTTTATTCCAACAAGGCTTTACTGTTTTAAAAGTGATTCTCATCCTGGTTTTTATTCTATCGGGATTCATCCTAGCCGATCCACAACCGATTCAATTTTTACCCAATATTAATGATTTTGCGGTAATTTTTAGTTCCTCTTTTGCCATTTCTTTAGTCTATGTCACCTATTCCTATTCCGGTTGGAACGCAGCCGTTTATTTAACCAGTGAACTCAAAGAACCGGAAAAAAACTTACCGCGATCGCTCTTAATTGGCACATTAATTGTTACAATTTTATATCTACTTCTAAATTTTATTTTTCTCTATACTACACCCATAAACCAATTAGCCGGACAATTAGAAATAGGTTATATTGCAGCCCAACAAATTTTCGGCAACTTTGGGGCAAAATTAATGGGATTATTAATTGGATTGGGTTTGATTTCTTCTATCAGTTCAATGGTATTAGCAGGGCCAAGAGTTACCCAAGTCATCGGAGAAGATATTCCTTTATTTAAAATTTTATCTCGAAAAAATCAACATGGAATTCCCTATTATGCGATCTGTTTCCAACTCGCAATTGTGATGGTTTTAATCATTACAGCCAGCTTTGAAGCCGTAATTACCTATTTAGGATTTACCTTAACCCTGTGTTCAGTAATTACCGTTTTAGGGGTTTTTGTTTATCGATGGCGCTGTCCTGATGCTCCCCGTCCCTATCAAACTTGGGGATATCCCATTACCCCAATTATTTTTTTAGGAATTAGCCTTTGGATGCTAATATTTATTTTTCAGGATAAACCTTTAGAATCCTTAGCTGGACTAGGAACAATAGCCTTGGGTTTACCCTTCTATTTTATTGGTGTTCACAAAAAGTTGGTGTAG
- the cutA gene encoding divalent-cation tolerance protein CutA — translation MGTDYAVVLVTASSRLEAEKIAQALVEKKLAACVSLMPIHSIYTWKSEVCQADEWQLIIKTDIRQFEQLETQIKQLHSYEVPEIIALPIIKGSADYLNWISEQTQND, via the coding sequence ATGGGAACAGATTATGCGGTAGTGCTTGTTACGGCAAGTTCTAGGTTAGAAGCGGAAAAAATTGCTCAAGCTTTAGTGGAAAAAAAACTAGCGGCTTGTGTTAGCTTAATGCCCATTCATTCTATTTATACCTGGAAATCAGAAGTCTGTCAGGCAGATGAATGGCAATTAATAATCAAAACTGATATTAGACAGTTTGAACAGTTAGAAACACAAATTAAACAACTTCACTCTTACGAAGTCCCTGAAATTATTGCGTTACCGATTATTAAAGGCTCGGCGGATTATTTAAACTGGATTTCTGAACAAACTCAGAACGATTAA
- a CDS encoding pentapeptide repeat-containing protein: MQVSQLLRQYEEGETNFTEVDLQGADLSGAILIGVNLSRANLTGANLSRAFLSRVKLNGACLHHANLSYAKMNEAKLGDANLSKANLSGAFLVKAKLPNANLSGAILTGANLRRATLPNANLCSANLQLTNLREANLTGANLKWANLIAAKLSGANLFGAELNGANLQKAYMNGLKLSRVNLEGVNLSEAWLNGADLEDATLINTNFSEAQMRGIRLTKADLTGANLERASLMWANLNWAKLPQADLRNADLRDASLLGATFEGTQFQGAKLPQSLQLYLDLAITCSNLYQSHTQKCAIELRS, from the coding sequence ATGCAAGTGAGTCAACTCTTGAGGCAGTACGAAGAAGGGGAAACCAATTTTACAGAGGTAGACCTCCAAGGTGCAGACCTATCGGGTGCGATTTTGATTGGCGTTAACCTTTCCAGAGCGAACCTAACGGGAGCCAACTTAAGTCGAGCCTTCCTGAGTCGGGTCAAATTGAATGGGGCCTGTTTACATCATGCTAATCTCAGTTATGCCAAAATGAACGAAGCAAAATTAGGAGATGCTAACCTCAGTAAAGCCAATTTGAGTGGTGCTTTTTTAGTGAAAGCTAAACTTCCTAATGCTAATTTGAGTGGAGCTATTTTGACGGGAGCTAATTTAAGACGCGCCACACTCCCTAATGCTAATTTATGCTCGGCAAATTTACAATTAACTAATTTAAGAGAAGCAAATTTAACAGGAGCTAACTTAAAATGGGCGAATTTAATCGCGGCAAAACTCAGTGGAGCTAACCTATTCGGAGCAGAATTAAACGGAGCTAATCTGCAAAAAGCTTATATGAATGGTCTTAAATTAAGTCGAGTTAATCTTGAGGGTGTAAATCTAAGTGAAGCTTGGCTTAATGGTGCAGATTTAGAAGATGCGACCTTAATTAATACTAACTTTAGTGAAGCTCAAATGCGAGGAATTCGTTTGACAAAAGCAGATTTAACCGGGGCTAATTTAGAACGAGCGAGTCTGATGTGGGCTAATTTAAACTGGGCAAAATTACCTCAAGCTGACTTAAGGAATGCCGATTTAAGAGATGCGTCTTTATTGGGAGCAACCTTTGAAGGAACTCAGTTTCAAGGAGCAAAATTACCCCAATCCTTACAACTTTATCTGGATTTAGCGATCACTTGTTCTAATTTATATCAATCTCATACTCAAAAGTGTGCCATTGAGTTAAGATCATGA
- a CDS encoding clan AA aspartic protease, with translation MISGIVADGHPIITIPFRIPNRADFPIEFVIDTGFTDELCLPPEAVALLNLPFRYDMRANLADNSRVMLPVHRAIIVWNGEEREARVFATGRRPLVGTALLDSHELVIQFTEGGLITIDEL, from the coding sequence GTGATTTCAGGGATTGTGGCTGATGGACACCCGATTATTACCATCCCATTTCGGATTCCAAATCGCGCTGACTTCCCCATTGAATTCGTGATAGACACAGGATTTACCGATGAGCTTTGTTTACCACCTGAAGCAGTGGCACTACTGAATCTCCCCTTCAGATACGATATGCGTGCGAATTTGGCAGACAACAGCCGAGTGATGTTGCCTGTTCATAGAGCAATTATTGTCTGGAACGGAGAGGAGCGAGAAGCTCGTGTATTTGCGACAGGGCGACGACCTCTAGTTGGAACTGCTTTATTGGATAGCCATGAGCTTGTGATCCAATTTACGGAAGGTGGGTTGATAACGATTGATGAGTTGTAG